From Alienimonas californiensis, a single genomic window includes:
- the gyrA gene encoding DNA gyrase subunit A has product MADETPESSQDALTGDEIVEPRPDPAAGGNVGKVRPLDIQDEMRTSYLTYAMSVIVSRALPDVRDGLKPSQRRILVAMRDLNLSPGGSTTKCAGIVGETMKRYHPHGDGAIYPTLARMAQPWVMRGELIAKQGNFGSLAGLPPAQMRYTEAKLAPLATEMLRDLDKDTVDFADNYDGKYEEPTVLPSRYPNLLVNGSTGIAVGMATSIPPHNLGEVCRAVAALIDDPDLAAEALMEYVPGPDFPTGGVICGRMGILQGYKTGRSTLTLRARTKFETKGRQETIVVTEIPYMETRDRIREKLEQVAKEGRVEGISRVTDYTDRKTPPWRAEIHIDLKRDADRDVVLNQLFKYSPLQTTVSVILLALVGQRPRTLGLREILLEFVRHRVDVTRRRTEYQLAADKARKHTVEGLLVAQVDIDEIIRTIRASPSREEARNRLQEIQVASELIERALGDGFDLFQEEKGVAETYSLSRKQADAIVSMQLGSLANLEREQLGGEYAELIQNIREYLRLLSDEANLRAVVRADMVELAEKFGDERRTEIDPNELGNVDIGDLIAEEPMVVTISARGYVKRTPLSVYQAQNRGGKGIKGAKTDEEDPVEHLFVSSTHDWLLFFTDKGKVYWRKVYDLPFGSRIAKGRALVNLLQLSDAGEQVANCLAVGQFPDDQYLIMATRNGTVKKTALSAYGRPLRGGIIAINLDEGDELIDVRIVGGKGATADDVVLATKTGMSIRFSHEDARPMGRATRGVRGINLSKDDEVVGLVVAEPDLRLLTLSEKGLGKRTPFGLGELPDADDVDEPDADDVTAEAVDDAEDAPATSGNARYRRQKRGGKGLRDLRVTEKTGPVMAVAAVADDDEVLMMTSAGKIQRIRARDIRETGRNAQGVRCIRLDAGDTLASVARIPADLVEPELADAEAAAEEGGVVEPALEQPVGEPIPVPPEFPTDDGKPGA; this is encoded by the coding sequence TTGGCTGACGAGACCCCCGAGAGTTCACAGGACGCCCTGACCGGGGACGAGATCGTCGAGCCGCGTCCCGACCCCGCCGCCGGCGGGAACGTCGGCAAGGTGCGGCCCCTGGACATCCAGGACGAGATGCGGACCAGCTATCTGACGTACGCCATGAGCGTGATCGTCAGTCGGGCGCTGCCGGACGTGCGGGACGGGCTCAAGCCCTCCCAGCGCCGGATTCTCGTGGCGATGCGGGACCTGAACCTCAGCCCCGGCGGCAGCACGACCAAGTGCGCCGGCATCGTCGGGGAGACCATGAAGCGGTATCACCCGCACGGCGACGGGGCGATCTATCCCACGCTGGCCCGCATGGCCCAGCCGTGGGTCATGCGGGGCGAGCTGATCGCCAAACAGGGCAACTTCGGCTCCCTCGCCGGCCTGCCGCCGGCCCAGATGCGGTACACCGAGGCGAAGCTCGCCCCGCTGGCCACGGAGATGCTGCGGGACCTCGATAAGGACACCGTCGATTTCGCCGACAACTACGACGGCAAGTACGAGGAACCGACGGTTCTGCCAAGCCGGTATCCGAACCTGCTGGTCAACGGCAGCACGGGCATTGCCGTCGGCATGGCGACCAGTATCCCCCCGCACAACCTCGGCGAGGTCTGCCGGGCCGTGGCGGCGCTGATCGACGATCCGGACCTAGCCGCCGAGGCGCTGATGGAATACGTCCCCGGCCCGGACTTCCCCACCGGCGGGGTGATCTGCGGCCGCATGGGCATCCTGCAGGGCTACAAGACCGGCCGCAGCACCCTCACCCTGCGGGCCCGTACGAAGTTCGAAACGAAGGGGCGGCAGGAGACGATCGTCGTCACCGAGATTCCCTACATGGAGACCCGCGACCGCATCCGCGAGAAGCTGGAGCAGGTCGCCAAAGAGGGCCGCGTCGAGGGCATCAGCCGCGTCACGGACTACACCGACCGCAAAACGCCGCCGTGGCGGGCCGAGATTCACATCGACCTGAAGCGGGACGCGGACCGCGACGTCGTCCTCAATCAGCTGTTCAAGTACAGCCCGCTGCAAACCACGGTCTCCGTGATCCTGCTGGCCCTCGTCGGCCAGCGGCCGCGGACGCTGGGCCTGCGGGAGATCCTGCTGGAGTTCGTCCGGCACCGGGTCGACGTGACCCGCCGGCGGACGGAGTACCAGCTCGCCGCCGATAAGGCCCGCAAGCACACCGTCGAGGGCCTGCTGGTCGCCCAGGTGGACATCGACGAGATCATCCGCACCATCCGGGCCTCGCCCAGCCGGGAGGAAGCCCGCAACCGCCTCCAGGAGATCCAGGTCGCCAGCGAACTGATCGAACGGGCGCTGGGCGACGGGTTCGACCTGTTCCAGGAGGAGAAGGGCGTCGCGGAAACGTATTCGCTGTCCCGCAAGCAGGCGGACGCGATCGTCTCCATGCAGCTCGGCAGCCTGGCGAACCTCGAACGGGAGCAGCTCGGCGGGGAATACGCGGAGCTGATTCAGAACATCCGCGAGTACCTCCGCCTGCTCTCCGACGAGGCCAATCTGCGGGCCGTCGTGCGGGCGGACATGGTCGAACTCGCCGAGAAATTCGGCGACGAACGCCGCACGGAGATCGACCCGAACGAATTGGGCAACGTCGACATCGGCGATCTGATCGCCGAGGAGCCGATGGTCGTGACCATCTCCGCCCGCGGCTACGTGAAGCGGACCCCGCTCTCCGTCTATCAGGCCCAGAACCGCGGCGGGAAGGGGATCAAGGGGGCCAAGACCGACGAGGAGGACCCTGTCGAGCACCTGTTCGTCTCCAGCACCCACGACTGGCTGCTGTTCTTCACCGACAAGGGCAAGGTCTACTGGCGGAAGGTCTACGACCTGCCGTTCGGCTCGCGGATCGCCAAGGGCCGGGCGCTGGTCAACCTGCTCCAGCTGTCCGACGCCGGGGAACAGGTCGCCAACTGCCTCGCCGTGGGCCAGTTCCCGGACGATCAGTACCTCATCATGGCGACCCGCAACGGGACAGTGAAAAAGACCGCCCTGAGTGCCTACGGCCGCCCGCTGCGGGGCGGGATCATCGCCATCAACCTCGACGAGGGCGACGAGCTGATCGACGTCCGCATCGTCGGCGGGAAGGGGGCGACCGCGGACGACGTGGTCCTCGCTACCAAGACCGGCATGAGCATTCGGTTCTCCCACGAGGACGCCCGCCCGATGGGCCGGGCCACCCGCGGCGTGCGGGGCATCAACCTGTCGAAGGACGACGAGGTCGTCGGGCTGGTCGTCGCCGAACCGGACCTGCGATTGCTGACGCTCTCCGAGAAGGGCCTCGGCAAACGCACGCCCTTCGGCCTGGGCGAGCTGCCGGACGCGGACGACGTGGACGAACCGGACGCCGACGACGTGACCGCCGAAGCCGTGGACGACGCCGAGGACGCCCCCGCCACCAGCGGCAACGCCCGCTACCGTCGCCAGAAGCGGGGCGGCAAGGGGCTGCGAGACCTGCGGGTAACGGAGAAGACCGGCCCGGTGATGGCCGTCGCCGCCGTCGCCGACGACGACGAGGTGCTGATGATGACCTCCGCCGGAAAGATCCAACGCATCCGGGCCCGCGACATTCGCGAAACCGGCCGCAACGCCCAGGGCGTGCGGTGCATCCGGCTGGACGCCGGCGACACCCTCGCCTCCGTCGCCCGCATCCCGGCGGACCTGGTCGAGCCGGAACTGGCCGACGCCGAGGCCGCCGCCGAGGAGGGCGGCGTGGTCGAGCCGGCTCTGGAGCAACCCGTCGGCGAGCCGATCCCGGTGCCGCCCGAGTTCCCCACGGACGACGGTAAGCCGGGGGCGTGA
- a CDS encoding UDP-glucose dehydrogenase family protein, producing the protein MKIAMIGTGYVGLVTGTCFAESGNGVTCLDIDEKKVAGLNQGVIPIYEPGLTELVKRNHAAGRLKFTTDPDAAIPTAKCVFIGVGTPQGDDGRANLSALFGCVETIAPRLAKDAIVVIKSTVPVGTNRKVAARLKELTGRDVDVASNPEFLKEGAAVDDFTKPDRVVVGTLRPEVTEVLHDLYRPFLRTERPFLSMGWESAEMTKYVANCLLATKISFINEMANLCERVGADVNSVRRGIGHDQRIGFSFLFPGVGYGGSCFPKDVRALMRVAEDTGVEPRILAAVDEVNDRQKHVLFEKVKRHLGDDLSGKTVAVWGLAFKPRTDDIREAPALVLIDALLKAGATVQVHDPVAEENVREQYGDKLIYGEHHYDAARGADLLCICTEWNEFRNPDLDFLKHTMNAPVILDGRNLFDPADMAEAGFTYEGIGLSAGG; encoded by the coding sequence GTGAAAATTGCGATGATCGGGACCGGCTACGTCGGCCTCGTCACGGGCACCTGTTTCGCCGAGAGCGGCAACGGCGTGACCTGTCTGGACATCGATGAGAAGAAGGTCGCGGGCCTGAACCAGGGCGTCATCCCGATCTACGAGCCCGGCCTGACGGAACTGGTCAAGCGGAACCACGCCGCCGGTCGGCTGAAGTTCACCACCGATCCCGACGCCGCCATTCCAACGGCGAAGTGCGTGTTCATCGGCGTTGGCACCCCGCAGGGGGACGACGGCCGGGCGAACCTGTCCGCCCTGTTCGGCTGCGTCGAGACCATCGCCCCGCGGCTGGCGAAGGACGCGATCGTCGTGATCAAGTCGACGGTGCCTGTCGGCACGAACCGTAAGGTCGCCGCCCGCCTGAAGGAGCTGACCGGCCGCGACGTGGATGTCGCCAGCAACCCGGAGTTCCTGAAGGAAGGAGCCGCCGTCGACGACTTCACCAAGCCGGACCGCGTGGTCGTCGGCACATTGCGGCCCGAGGTGACGGAGGTCCTGCACGACCTCTACCGCCCCTTCCTCCGCACCGAACGGCCCTTCCTGTCCATGGGTTGGGAGAGCGCGGAGATGACCAAGTACGTCGCCAACTGCCTGCTGGCGACGAAGATCAGCTTCATCAACGAGATGGCGAACCTCTGCGAACGCGTCGGCGCCGACGTGAACAGCGTCCGCCGGGGCATCGGACACGATCAGCGGATCGGGTTCTCTTTCCTGTTCCCCGGCGTCGGCTACGGCGGGAGCTGCTTCCCCAAGGACGTGCGGGCCCTGATGCGGGTCGCCGAGGACACCGGCGTGGAGCCCCGCATCCTCGCCGCGGTGGACGAAGTGAACGACCGCCAGAAGCATGTCCTGTTCGAGAAGGTGAAGCGGCATCTCGGCGACGACCTGTCCGGTAAGACCGTCGCCGTGTGGGGCCTCGCCTTCAAACCCCGCACCGACGATATCCGCGAGGCCCCGGCGCTGGTGCTGATCGACGCACTGCTGAAGGCCGGCGCCACCGTGCAGGTGCACGACCCGGTCGCCGAGGAGAACGTGCGGGAGCAGTACGGCGACAAGCTGATCTACGGCGAGCACCACTACGACGCCGCCCGCGGCGCCGACCTGCTCTGCATCTGCACGGAGTGGAACGAGTTCCGCAACCCGGACCTCGACTTCCTCAAGCACACGATGAACGCCCCGGTGATCCTCGACGGCCGGAACCTATTCGACCCCGCCGACATGGCCGAAGCCGGCTTCACCTACGAGGGCATCGGCCTGTCCGCCGGGGGGTGA
- the prfB gene encoding peptide chain release factor 2 (programmed frameshift), with the protein MDQDLSARADAVFARITNLKDSLDHAALTASVEEINAEMSAPTFWDDQESAQKVVKRLSNVQGVLKPLDELLALRGDAEAYLELAAEDPAEAKALAGDLRNMIAEMERKLDAMELRQVMSAPEDRCDAFVQIQAGEGGTDAADWAAMLLRMYQRWGEREDYKVELVESSEAEEAGIRSATLRIVGDHAFGYLKGESGQHRLIRISPFDGAGRRQTSFAAVDVTPDLGDEILIEVDYAKDVREDTMRSSGAGGQHVNKTESAIRLTHLPTGVVTQCQSQRSQHQNRAQARKMLESKLYQIQVEKREADNAARRGEKSKIGFGGETIRNYVLHPDRFAKDTRTNYRSTNPDAVIDGDLQPFIDSYLRWSIGE; encoded by the exons ATGGACCAGGACCTCTCCGCCCGCGCCGACGCGGTGTTCGCTCGCATTACCAACTTGAAGGACTCTCTT GACCACGCGGCCCTGACCGCGTCCGTCGAAGAGATCAATGCGGAGATGTCGGCCCCGACCTTCTGGGACGACCAGGAGTCGGCACAGAAGGTCGTCAAACGGCTGTCGAACGTGCAGGGCGTGCTCAAGCCCCTGGACGAACTGCTGGCGTTGCGCGGCGACGCGGAGGCGTACCTCGAACTCGCCGCGGAGGACCCGGCCGAGGCCAAAGCCCTCGCCGGCGACCTGCGGAACATGATCGCCGAGATGGAGCGGAAGCTCGACGCGATGGAGCTTCGGCAGGTGATGAGCGCCCCGGAGGACCGCTGCGACGCCTTCGTCCAAATCCAGGCCGGCGAGGGCGGCACCGACGCCGCCGACTGGGCCGCGATGCTGCTGCGCATGTACCAGCGCTGGGGCGAGCGCGAGGACTATAAGGTCGAGCTGGTGGAGTCTTCCGAGGCGGAAGAAGCTGGCATCCGCAGCGCCACGCTCCGCATCGTCGGCGATCACGCCTTCGGGTACCTGAAGGGGGAAAGCGGCCAGCACCGGCTGATCCGCATCAGCCCGTTCGACGGCGCCGGCCGTCGGCAGACCAGCTTCGCCGCCGTGGACGTCACCCCGGACCTCGGCGACGAAATCCTGATCGAGGTCGACTACGCCAAGGACGTGCGTGAGGACACGATGCGTTCCAGCGGGGCCGGCGGCCAGCACGTCAACAAGACCGAATCCGCGATTCGCCTGACGCACCTCCCCACCGGCGTGGTGACGCAGTGCCAAAGCCAACGCAGTCAGCACCAGAACCGGGCCCAGGCTCGCAAGATGCTGGAATCGAAGCTGTACCAGATCCAAGTCGAAAAGCGGGAAGCCGACAACGCCGCCCGCCGCGGCGAGAAGAGCAAGATCGGCTTCGGCGGCGAAACGATCCGCAACTACGTCCTGCACCCGGACCGCTTCGCCAAGGACACCCGCACCAACTACCGGTCCACCAACCCGGACGCGGTGATCGACGGCGACCTGCAACCCTTCATCGATTCCTACCTGCGTTGGAGCATTGGGGAATGA
- a CDS encoding 3-keto-disaccharide hydrolase, whose amino-acid sequence MTISLRGTTLACGFAGALLFTLAGCGVEREETVSIVAEPSEEPDDAPIFEPVEAPEAAGSEIDRVLAAEQTPLPADADGIVQPVPEAAIAEGAVAVLKDGDVIEFRPEPTPLDLASFTPVDGSKAETTLEDGVLRIKGGLGFMRSEKQYGDFILQAEVKLNSPDSNSGIFFRTMEPTAEAPSNGYEMQLQNTLGPGGRTDPDDYGDGFGTGGIFRQQAARYVNANDGEWFHVTLVVVGNRMATWVNGLQVTDFTDERDPDPNPRKGRRDDAGYLVLQGHDPTTDVSFRNLRIQEL is encoded by the coding sequence ATGACCATTTCTCTCAGAGGCACGACCCTCGCTTGCGGTTTCGCGGGCGCCCTGTTGTTCACCCTCGCCGGCTGCGGCGTGGAGCGGGAAGAGACTGTCTCGATCGTCGCTGAACCGTCGGAGGAGCCGGACGACGCCCCGATCTTCGAGCCGGTCGAAGCCCCCGAAGCCGCGGGCTCGGAGATCGATCGGGTGTTGGCCGCCGAGCAGACGCCGCTGCCCGCGGACGCCGACGGGATCGTGCAGCCGGTCCCCGAGGCCGCGATCGCCGAAGGCGCCGTGGCCGTGCTGAAGGATGGGGATGTGATCGAGTTTCGCCCCGAACCAACCCCCCTCGACCTCGCCTCCTTCACCCCCGTTGACGGCAGCAAAGCCGAGACGACGCTCGAGGACGGCGTGCTCCGCATCAAGGGCGGGCTGGGCTTCATGCGGAGCGAAAAGCAGTACGGCGACTTCATCCTGCAGGCCGAGGTGAAGCTGAACTCGCCGGACAGTAACTCCGGCATCTTCTTCCGCACGATGGAGCCGACCGCGGAGGCGCCGTCCAACGGCTACGAGATGCAGCTGCAAAACACCCTCGGCCCTGGCGGCCGCACCGACCCGGACGACTACGGCGACGGCTTCGGCACCGGCGGCATCTTCCGTCAGCAGGCCGCCCGCTACGTCAACGCGAACGACGGCGAGTGGTTCCACGTGACCCTCGTGGTGGTCGGCAACCGAATGGCGACCTGGGTGAACGGCCTGCAGGTCACGGACTTCACCGACGAACGCGACCCGGACCCCAACCCCCGCAAAGGCCGCCGGGACGACGCCGGCTACCTCGTGTTGCAGGGCCACGACCCGACGACGGACGTCAGCTTCCGGAACCTGCGGATCCAGGAACTCTGA
- a CDS encoding serine/threonine-protein kinase, with translation MPAPPPELAARLAALDRRLVERARRLGGAVRRLSEVPAGDLLWLDRLHAAGALTDYQVAALIEGRDAELRVGEFVVAGSLGARTRTAVGAAGPAVLKRCGVRTEALDHLGRVAVPHAAIVVPHAVTGGAGEGQWVWTLSAPAAGGTLAARLSARGRFTGEEALALARTLAGGLAAAEAAGLIHGEIHAKNVRLGPAGPVLVDCGLAPLLPPRTAGDGAGDVSRGGWAEPTDGPPTFGTDEDLRAFAALLWGALTGRPPFLLAPRRFGTVGLGGPPLPPVGDLAPDAPAPLVDLIDRLLGHLSADARWDGPPASFAEVVERLRPVRPAFSPVRTAGWATACGFALAGIVGAASVPDPAASPSGPADAPAPIVTTEPAESTAPPSPEIDAVPPVRRVAVP, from the coding sequence ATGCCGGCTCCCCCGCCCGAACTGGCCGCCCGTCTCGCCGCCCTCGACCGGCGTCTGGTCGAGCGTGCCCGGCGACTGGGCGGAGCGGTCCGCCGGTTGTCCGAGGTGCCGGCGGGGGACCTGCTCTGGCTCGACCGCCTGCACGCGGCCGGCGCCCTGACGGATTATCAGGTCGCCGCGCTGATCGAGGGCCGCGACGCCGAACTGCGGGTGGGCGAGTTCGTCGTGGCCGGGTCCCTCGGCGCCCGCACCCGCACGGCCGTCGGGGCTGCCGGCCCGGCTGTGCTGAAGCGGTGCGGAGTGCGAACGGAGGCGCTGGATCACCTCGGCCGGGTGGCGGTCCCGCACGCGGCGATCGTCGTGCCGCACGCGGTGACGGGCGGCGCCGGGGAGGGCCAATGGGTCTGGACGCTGTCGGCGCCGGCGGCAGGGGGAACGCTCGCGGCTCGGCTTTCAGCCCGGGGGCGATTCACGGGGGAGGAGGCGTTGGCGCTGGCCCGCACGCTCGCCGGGGGGCTCGCCGCGGCGGAGGCGGCGGGGCTGATTCATGGGGAGATTCATGCCAAAAACGTGCGGCTGGGGCCGGCGGGGCCGGTCCTGGTCGACTGCGGCCTCGCCCCGCTACTGCCGCCCCGCACGGCCGGCGACGGGGCCGGCGACGTCTCCCGCGGCGGTTGGGCGGAGCCGACGGACGGCCCGCCGACGTTCGGCACTGACGAAGATCTGCGCGCGTTCGCCGCCCTGCTGTGGGGCGCCCTGACCGGTCGCCCGCCCTTCCTGCTGGCCCCGCGGCGGTTCGGCACCGTCGGCCTCGGCGGGCCGCCGCTGCCCCCGGTCGGCGATCTGGCCCCGGACGCCCCGGCGCCGCTGGTCGACCTAATCGACCGCCTCCTCGGCCACCTGTCCGCCGATGCCCGCTGGGACGGACCGCCGGCCTCCTTCGCGGAGGTCGTGGAACGATTGCGGCCCGTGCGTCCGGCCTTCTCCCCAGTGCGGACCGCCGGCTGGGCGACCGCCTGCGGGTTCGCTCTGGCGGGCATCGTGGGCGCCGCGAGCGTCCCGGACCCGGCGGCGTCGCCGTCCGGACCGGCCGATGCGCCGGCGCCGATCGTGACGACCGAACCGGCCGAATCGACGGCGCCGCCGTCGCCGGAGATCGACGCCGTTCCCCCCGTCCGCCGGGTCGCGGTTCCTTAG
- a CDS encoding aspartate carbamoyltransferase catalytic subunit, translating into MPDASPTAAAPGAHAPGSPLAPGSLAPHAEPWDRRHLVGLAGMSGAEITELLDQAVEFRRLSEARDLPAPLAGATVGNLFFENSTRTRNSFRLAAKRLGAETVEFTEVGSSVAKGETVADTVRTIEALGVDLMVIRHGSPGVPHRLREFVTCGLLNAGDGTHEHPTQALIDLLSLRDEMGDLAGKTVTVVGDILHSRVARSNIHGLRALGARVLVCGPSTLLPRHLPGAEFFTDLDEALAQSDAVNLLRVQFERQRGAFFPSPAEYYRLFGMTQTRLDRSGRDPWVLAPGPINRGIELSSEVADGPRSLILKQVANGVFIRMACLATLMEARR; encoded by the coding sequence GTGCCGGACGCCTCGCCCACCGCAGCCGCTCCGGGGGCTCACGCCCCCGGCTCGCCCCTCGCCCCCGGTTCGCTTGCACCGCATGCGGAGCCGTGGGACCGGCGGCACCTCGTGGGGCTGGCGGGGATGAGCGGGGCGGAGATCACCGAGTTGCTCGATCAGGCGGTGGAGTTCCGCCGGCTCAGCGAAGCCCGGGACCTGCCGGCGCCGCTGGCGGGGGCGACCGTTGGCAATCTGTTCTTCGAAAACTCCACCCGCACCCGCAACAGTTTTCGCCTCGCAGCAAAGCGGTTGGGGGCGGAGACAGTCGAGTTCACCGAGGTCGGCTCCAGCGTCGCCAAGGGGGAAACCGTCGCGGACACCGTCCGTACGATCGAGGCGTTGGGCGTCGATCTGATGGTCATCCGCCACGGTTCCCCCGGGGTGCCGCACCGGCTCCGGGAGTTCGTCACCTGCGGCCTGCTGAACGCCGGCGACGGCACTCACGAACACCCCACCCAGGCCCTGATCGACCTGCTGAGCCTGCGGGATGAGATGGGGGATCTGGCGGGCAAGACCGTCACGGTCGTCGGCGACATCCTGCACAGCCGGGTGGCCCGGTCGAACATCCACGGCCTGCGGGCCCTGGGCGCCCGGGTACTCGTCTGCGGGCCGTCCACCCTGCTGCCCCGCCATCTGCCGGGGGCGGAGTTCTTCACCGACCTCGACGAGGCCCTCGCCCAGAGCGACGCGGTGAACCTACTGCGGGTGCAGTTCGAGCGGCAACGCGGCGCGTTCTTCCCCAGCCCGGCGGAGTACTACCGCCTGTTCGGCATGACCCAGACGCGGCTGGACCGCAGCGGCCGCGACCCGTGGGTGCTGGCCCCGGGGCCGATCAACCGCGGCATCGAACTGAGCAGCGAGGTGGCCGACGGCCCACGCTCGCTGATTCTGAAGCAGGTCGCCAACGGCGTGTTCATCCGCATGGCCTGCTTGGCGACGCTGATGGAGGCACGGCGATGA
- a CDS encoding dihydroorotase, which yields MSSSPASGGRQPPESPVLLIRGGRVIDPASGTDEVRDLWIRDGHLVDPPGGTADDTLNAAGLVVCPGFVEPHAIAPTAGVDLRFARQALAGGYTTVAAFGTARRARDFGGACPRLLRIAPLTVSGTRRLAELGDAAEVGAVAFGDGPEPHGDAELLRRGLLYAAMLDRPVFDLPRDAALSEGGVAAAGQVAAEQGLFGVPAAAERIAVHRGIELARATGGRLHFTALSDGGAAITVEAFREESLQQPPQVSAAIVTAHLLCDERSLRGFDPAGRVDPPFRSDADRQVLVELALNQGVEGPTITALTAGHRPDPGLLDPVDLLVAPPGFEAFETAFAAALTALGVGSLSALIERFTTGPAAILGQPEPALAVGAPADLALFDPDVEGVCDPATLAVPVARTPLAGRTLRGRVTHTILGGRVVFERGGFPAPPTR from the coding sequence ATGAGTTCCTCCCCGGCGAGCGGGGGGCGTCAGCCCCCCGAGTCCCCCGTCCTCCTCATCCGCGGCGGCCGGGTCATCGATCCCGCGTCGGGAACGGACGAGGTCCGTGACCTGTGGATCCGAGACGGTCACCTTGTCGACCCGCCGGGCGGCACGGCGGACGACACATTGAATGCGGCGGGGCTCGTCGTCTGCCCCGGGTTCGTCGAACCGCACGCGATCGCTCCCACGGCGGGCGTCGATCTGCGATTCGCCCGGCAGGCGTTGGCGGGCGGGTACACGACCGTCGCCGCGTTCGGCACCGCCCGCCGGGCGCGGGATTTCGGCGGGGCCTGTCCGCGACTGCTGCGGATTGCTCCACTAACGGTATCGGGCACCCGACGGCTGGCGGAACTGGGCGACGCCGCGGAGGTCGGCGCCGTGGCGTTCGGCGACGGGCCGGAGCCGCACGGCGATGCGGAACTACTCCGTCGCGGCCTGCTGTACGCCGCGATGCTGGACCGGCCGGTGTTCGACCTGCCGCGGGACGCGGCGCTGAGCGAGGGCGGCGTCGCCGCGGCGGGACAGGTCGCGGCGGAGCAGGGGCTGTTCGGCGTACCCGCGGCGGCGGAGCGGATCGCGGTGCACCGCGGCATCGAGCTGGCCCGGGCGACCGGCGGCCGACTGCATTTCACGGCTCTCTCGGACGGCGGAGCCGCGATCACGGTCGAGGCGTTCCGCGAGGAATCGCTCCAGCAACCGCCGCAGGTCTCCGCCGCGATCGTCACGGCCCATCTGCTCTGCGACGAACGGTCGCTCCGCGGGTTCGATCCCGCCGGGCGTGTGGATCCCCCGTTCCGCAGCGACGCGGACCGGCAGGTTCTGGTCGAACTGGCCCTGAATCAGGGAGTCGAAGGGCCGACGATCACCGCCCTGACGGCCGGGCACCGGCCCGACCCGGGGCTGCTGGATCCGGTGGATCTGTTGGTCGCCCCGCCGGGGTTCGAAGCGTTCGAGACCGCCTTCGCCGCCGCGCTGACGGCGCTGGGCGTCGGCAGCCTGTCGGCACTGATCGAGCGGTTCACCACGGGGCCCGCGGCGATCCTGGGGCAGCCGGAGCCGGCGCTCGCCGTCGGGGCACCCGCCGATCTGGCGCTGTTCGATCCCGACGTGGAGGGCGTCTGCGATCCGGCGACGCTCGCCGTGCCGGTGGCCCGGACGCCGCTGGCCGGCCGCACGCTGCGGGGGCGGGTGACGCACACGATTCTGGGCGGCCGCGTGGTCTTCGAACGCGGCGGCTTTCCTGCCCCGCCGACTCGTTGA